The nucleotide window TCTTGGGTCGCGCTGAGTCGAACCAAAAAAGTTAGTAATACACCAAATAATAAGTAATACCAACACCTCCTAGAAGAGTTATTCCCTAATACAATGTTTCGGTTTTACCGCTCTTCGCGAATGGCCTTCCGGAAGTGACGTCCAATTCCTGTCCTGAAGCTCTTCTAGGAGGTGTTGGTAAAAATAATACACACGCCATTGCATTGCATGCGCGCAGACTCAGTAAACGTGAAGACAagcaattattattattataatagtaGAGTGATCACCCTAATAATGGCAAAACGTGAATACAAGGAAGCATTTTTAGAATTAGGTTTTACTTGCATTTATGATCGAGGAGTGAACAAGCCGCGATGCGTGTTGTGCAGTGAAATATTAAGTAATGAATCGATGAAACCGAACAAACTTAAAAGACATTTTGatgcaaaacagaaaaatttttcctttgagGGAAAAGATCGTACTTTCTTTGAAAGAAAAGAAGCCCATTTAAAAAGACAGCGTTTGGATGTGGTTTTATAAATTCTGCTAAACAAGCTACACTTGCTTCTTTTTATGTGACTTGgcatattgaaaaacaaaagaaaccCCATAATATTGTTGAATAACTTATAAAACCTGCTGCCATTGACATGGCACCTATCATGTGCGAAGAtgaaagttcaaaaaaattacaaaagataCCATTATCAAATACAATTCCTTTACGAATTAATGATATGTCATTTGATATTAAGAATCAACTTATTTCTGCTATAAAAATTGCTGGTTTATTTAGTATTCAACCGGATGAAACGACAGATGTAAGTAAAGATGCTCAACTCATGGTTTACGTTCGGTATTCAGGTTTAACAGATATACAGGaggacattttatttttcaaaccaATGTCCACAACAACTAGAAGtgaagatatttttcttatggTCGATTCGTTTTTTAAGGATTAAATTGGAATCAGTGTTTCAGTATTTGCACCGACGGTGCAGCTGCCATGACAGCATCTCAAAACGGATTTTCGACGAGAGCAAAACAAATGAATCCACAAATTATATCGATTCATTGTTTGTTACATAGACAAAATCttgcttcaaaaaaattatcacccGAATTATGTATCGTTTTGGATGAAATTGTTGCGGTagtcaattttatcaaatcaaaagCTCTTAACTGTAGAATTTTCCGCGAACTGTGTTTCGAATTTGGTGCAGAAtacgaacatttattatattattttgaagttaGATGGCTACCCGGGGCAAAGTTGTTCAAAGAGTATTATCATTGCGGACAGAAGTCGAATTTTTTTGAGAGAAAAGAAACACCCATTAGCATCTAAATTCTCCGAGTTGAAGTGGATTACTCAAGTTGTTTATTTgtcagatattttatttgaaataaataatctaaatacgTCTATGCAATGACGTAATCATACTATTATtgaattaactgaaaaaattacatgttttaaaaataaactcaaattatgGAGAAATAAGGTTGAAGT belongs to Diorhabda carinulata isolate Delta chromosome X, icDioCari1.1, whole genome shotgun sequence and includes:
- the LOC130900541 gene encoding zinc finger BED domain-containing protein 5-like; the encoded protein is MAPIMCEDESSKKLQKIPLSNTIPLRINDMSFDIKNQLISAIKIAGLFSIQPDETTDVSKDAQLMVYVRYSGLTDIQEDILFFKPMSTTTRSEDIFLMVDSFFKD